In a genomic window of Aeromicrobium panaciterrae:
- the lysS gene encoding lysine--tRNA ligase, which yields MLVRRNKRQQLLDAGEDPYPVVVDRTHTLKQIVSTYDAEGLGADVQTGDIASITGRVIFLRNTGKLCFVRLREGDGTELQAMLSLDLVGEERLAAFKSHVDIGDHLAVTGEIITSRRGELSVQATTWQIAAKTVRPLPNEHNPLSDEARSRMRYVDLIVRPEARENVRVKAKVLQSLRATLDEREYVEVDTPTLQHTNGGAAARPFATHTNAFDEDMLLRIAIELHLKRALVGGVDRVYEIGKTFRNEGVDNSHNPEFMMLEAYEAYGSYDTMAELTRDLVVNAARAVGRTVVPGRDGTEIDLEADWRRASIHELVSEATGTEVDNDTSEADLKALAAKHEVALQDHWGAGEIVLELFEKLVEHTLIQPTFVCDYPEAVRPLAKKHRTKPGLVEAWDLVINGVELAPAYSELNDPVIQRERLEEQSRLAAAGDPEAMDIDEDFLRALEFGMPPAGGMGLGVDRLVMLLLGIGIREAILFPLSRAE from the coding sequence ATGCTTGTGCGCCGCAACAAGCGCCAGCAGCTGCTCGACGCCGGTGAAGACCCTTATCCCGTCGTCGTCGATCGCACCCACACTCTCAAGCAGATCGTCAGCACGTACGACGCCGAAGGTCTCGGCGCAGACGTGCAGACTGGCGACATTGCGTCGATCACGGGCCGCGTCATCTTCCTCCGCAATACAGGCAAGCTCTGCTTCGTACGGCTCCGCGAAGGCGACGGCACCGAGCTGCAGGCCATGCTCTCGCTCGACCTGGTCGGCGAGGAACGCCTCGCCGCGTTCAAGTCGCACGTCGACATCGGTGACCACCTCGCAGTGACCGGCGAGATCATCACCAGCCGCCGCGGTGAACTTTCCGTACAGGCCACGACCTGGCAGATCGCTGCCAAGACGGTGCGCCCGCTGCCCAACGAGCACAACCCGCTGTCGGACGAGGCGCGTAGCCGTATGCGTTACGTCGACCTGATCGTCCGTCCCGAGGCTCGCGAGAACGTACGCGTGAAGGCCAAGGTCCTGCAGTCCTTGCGGGCCACGCTCGATGAGCGCGAGTACGTCGAGGTCGACACCCCCACCCTCCAGCACACCAACGGCGGCGCTGCCGCGCGGCCTTTCGCGACGCACACCAACGCGTTCGACGAGGACATGCTGCTGCGCATCGCGATCGAGCTGCATCTCAAGCGCGCGCTCGTCGGTGGCGTCGACCGGGTCTACGAGATCGGCAAGACGTTCCGCAACGAGGGCGTCGACAACAGCCACAACCCCGAGTTCATGATGCTCGAGGCCTATGAGGCATACGGCTCCTACGACACCATGGCTGAGCTGACCCGTGACCTCGTGGTCAACGCAGCGCGCGCAGTTGGCCGCACGGTCGTACCGGGTCGCGATGGCACCGAGATCGACCTCGAAGCCGATTGGCGTCGCGCTTCGATCCATGAGCTCGTCTCTGAAGCCACAGGCACCGAGGTCGACAACGACACCTCGGAAGCCGACCTCAAGGCGCTCGCCGCCAAGCACGAAGTCGCGCTGCAGGACCACTGGGGCGCCGGCGAGATCGTGCTCGAGCTGTTCGAGAAGCTCGTCGAGCACACGCTGATCCAGCCGACCTTCGTCTGTGACTACCCCGAGGCCGTACGTCCGTTGGCCAAGAAGCACCGAACCAAGCCGGGTCTCGTCGAGGCTTGGGACCTGGTCATCAACGGCGTCGAGTTGGCTCCTGCCTACTCCGAGCTCAACGACCCGGTCATCCAGCGCGAACGGCTCGAGGAGCAGTCGCGACTCGCTGCGGCCGGCGATCCCGAGGCGATGGACATCGACGAAGACTTCCTACGGGCTCTCGAGTTCGGCATGCCGCCCGCTGGCGGTATGGGTCTCGGCGTCGACCGCCTCGTCATGTTGCTGCTCGGAATTGGCATCCGCGAAGCCATTCTGTTCCCGCTCAGCCGCGCCGAGTAG